The genomic stretch CCCACCCCCAGAGCTCCTAGCCCTCTAGGCCTCAACAGCAACCAGGAAGAGGCCCAGGCCCCTAGCGCAGCAGAACCCCCTAGAAAGCAGAGACCTTAACAGAGGACTGCCCCTTGATTCTAGGTCAGCTCCCAGGACAGCCAGGACCACGCACTGGAAGTCCTAACACAGCACAGGCCCCAGTGTTATGACAGCCCCCAGGCCAGCACAATAAGCTTAATCCAGTACAACCGCTTGTTAGAGCACAGCTTCCCAGTACTGGCACAGCCTCTGTTTAATTCCAGACAGCCAACACCAAAACAGCACAATACCAGCCAACTCCCCTAATTCCAGCATAGCCTCTAAACACCAGCAAGCCTCCAGTTTTTAGAACAGCTCTCTGAAAGCAGGACAGACTCCTAATTCCAAAACAGCTCACCAGTACCAGAACAGTTCTCTGATTTCCAAATAGCACCCTCCAGACTCCAGCTCCTCACCTGTCTCATTGCTCTGTTAACTTCTCATTGCCTCCATCCAGTGGGGTGCTAAcctctttctgatcttctgttCCTCACCCCTGGTCTGTAATGCCATAGGCAGGACTCCCTGCTGAGTCCCCACCCACCCAGGTGCCCACTCCGTTCCCCTTCAGAGAGGCCTGGGAGTGGAAAAAGgcgggagggaagagggaaagggagccTGATAACAAACCAGGGCACCTTGGGGGTGGGGTAGCAGAACAGTGGAAACTCCCCAGTCCTCCAGATCAGGAAACAGTATTAACTGGAgagggcagggcccaggaggACCTGGGCATAGGGGGAGGGGCCCAGCATCCATCAGGGATTCGGAAGGCTGGCTTCTTCGAATGGACGCTCCTTCTAGGAAATAGGAAGGAGCTTCCGGGAGGGGCCGCTGGcttggtagagccaggatttaggAGCTTGGAgcggggactggggtggggggagggcaacAGTGACAGGCTGCTCCCAGACggcagccctgcctgcctgccacgGGTTAACGATCATCCCAGGAACCTGGCAACCTCAGCTTGGCACTCGGTACAACCAGCCCATCCCCCAAACACCCACCTGGGACCACCACTGGTTCTCCTGCCAACCGGAAATTAGAAGTTGTGGAGGGCGCAGACCCAGGGCCCCTGGAGGCTAGGGGTGGGAgcagcccaggcccagggccctgcTGATGAGTCTCCAGGCTCCTTCTAATCCTCTAAGACTTTGTGGTGCTTTCTCTTTAAAACTCTCAATAGGAGGTTCTCAAGATGGCCAGAGGAGGGTGTACCAGGTTTGCAGACCCACCCTCCTGATACCCTACACAATTTCCGTGCCATCCAAGGCAGCTGGGGTAGGGGAGGTTGTCAGCACAGGGAGCTTTGGAGCTGCCTTCCCACCTTGGCTCCCACCCCACCTTCAGGCGTAGGCAACACTTCTCGAGATCCACGTTGGGATCCAAAACACTGAAAGGTCTGGGTGATGATAGACAAGATCCCCAAAACTGACCTGATATTTGGGGCTGGGAGGATGTAAAGGAGCACGTCCACCTGGTGATGGAGTGAATAGGTTCCAGGAGGGTCTGGGAGGCACAGGGCAGTCTGGCTGTTGGgtgtttttctttccagttttctttaaGACATTAGCCAgcagccctccctccctgcagaaCCTGTCCCTGGTAATCCAAGGCTTCAGTCCTGCCTCCTAGGCACATCACTTGGTCTTTTTCCTAagattcttttctgtaaaatggagggtTGGGTCATACTCAACACTAAATATTCCCTATAATTCTATGACTATCAAATCTTAAAAAGCCTATATCCAAAATCTCTCTCAGACCCTAGTCCAGAAGTTCTAGACCCTTGCTGGTTATTTCCAGTCGGCCGTCCCTATGGACCCTTCAGATTCAACATGGCTGAaaccaaattctttttctttaatcagcTTCTGCATGGGCAATGATCTCATCATCCTACCACCCAGACTCAGAAGGATGATATCTATCTGGGGATCCTGGTAGCTCTCCACTCACTCCCCATCCCTATCCCATATCCAATTATCCCTTGAGTCCTGTGGGTCATTTCTCCAGAAGGTCAGCctgatccatccatccatcatgcCCTTTTCCACCATCCTTGCTCAGACCTTAGAGGTGCAGTCCTGAACCTTCACCTCTACCCACTTTAAATCCACCATACACTCCAGTAAACTCTCTAAAACTCAGTTCATCCAAAACTCATGAGCTTTCAGGGCCTCCCACTTCTTCTTAAGGAACTTTTGGCAAAGCATCTATGTCCTCTACAACCTACAGTCTTCCAGTCTCCTGTCTCAGCTCCCTCCTATACCCCCCACTCCAGCCAGAATCCCCtttctgccctctccctgcctccagcttgGTCACGCTCACTCCCGCCTTGGGAGTTGGCTCAGCCTCCCATTCAACTCCTGTTCCTCACTTTACGAAGAGCCGGCTCAAGGTTCTCATTCCACCCCCCCGGAAGCCCACCCCCATGTCCTATGCACCCATGTCCTATGCACGTTTTCTCATACTATGTGCCTCaaagaaagggagggggcaccatggtcaaataaatttggaaaaccCAGAGTTATACAAAGTTTAACAGGTTTTTCCCTTCTTGCAGGCTTTGCAGAGCCTTTAATAGGTTAATGTGAACTTAATCTTGGAACCCCTTTTTTATATAGCATAACGGAAAACAGCAGACTCTGGCAATCAGATTTCCTGATGATTTGTGTTTGAATTTGACTCCATCGCTAACTAGCTTTCACTTCTGTAAAATGACCTGCATCACAAAGAGTTATGAGCAGTGGATGAGCTAATTCACATAAAATGCTCAGCATGGTACGTTGCACCTTGTAAGGACTCAAAAAAATGGAAGCAAGTAGTGGCAGAAGTGGTAGAACAAGTTGGGAAAAGCTTTAATATATGGCACTTCTCACTGGTGAGAATCGACACCACGATTCTCAACTGCCTCATCTTGTTACTTGTATGTCTTGTAGAAATATGACCATTTTTTCCTCAAGGTCTAGTACTATGCTGAGCACACAGTAGGGATTCAGCCTATGTGTTTTAATGATGACAGTGGTGGTGTGGTTTGGTTGTGTTTGAGTGTTCAGTGTGGCTCCATGGATGGGTTGGACTGGAGCCGAGTAAGGGATAATCCCTCAGaccttgggaaagaaaaagagattaaggagctaaaggaacagaagaaagagagaggcagtGGCAGCAAGGagaggaacaaaagagaaagaatgattgGTCAGGAGCTGCTGGAGGTCACCCTAGAGATGCTTATTTGTCCAAGGGAAATGAGATGAAACCAGATTTCACTTCCCCATGCCCCACTCCTCCAAAGCCCCTAGGAGTTTTTACTTTGGGGGTACTCTGGGGCATTGGGGAGTTTGTGGACGGAATCAGAGCAGAGAGCTGGCGCCCTGGATCTTCTGGGAGTGTCTCAAGCCTCTTCAGTCGCCATGGAGACAGGTTGCCTCTGGCCTCAGAGACTCCCCCAGGACCTGAGGCCCCTCACCCAGACTTTAGCCTCCTCCTCAGGCACAGCCAGAGACAGGGCAGACCCAGGAGAGCAAGAAGtgagagacggagagagagagagtgagtgagagcTAGCAGCTCAGGGTGGCCAGAGCAAGGAgctgaaggaagggaagggagggggccgGATAGGGCACCTCAGCCCTGGTCAGCAGTGGGGATACAGAGCAGGTCAGTCCATAGCACTGGGGGatgtcctcccctctccctgggccCTCCCTCCCGGCAGCCCAGACTGGTGACCATGGTGGGGAGACACAGGGCAGAGCAGGCTAATTGCTGGGTGTTGAGCGGTACTGGGATGAAGAGGCTGGGAAAAGGACTTGGGAAGATCTTGCCTCGAGGGAAGGTGCCTGGTATAATTAAGAGGTTCTCTGCCTTCACCTGAGGCAGCCAGGCTGCACTCCACCCCCACCAGCTGCTCTGGTCTGAGCTCTGTTGGGAGATGCTCGATGTGCACAAATGGGAAAGGTCAAGTCTCAGCCAGCGGAGAAAGGGCAGGACTTGGGTGCATCTCCATCCGCTTTCTTGGTAAAGGGTGCCATTCCCAGGGAGGCCTCACAAACATGAGGGAAGGGGACACACTGCTGGACAGCTCCATTTGAAGCCTGCTCAGAAAGGCACTTCCCCCAAACATGGACATGGTcatggtggggaggggcctggtCAATTAAGATAGGGTTGGGGCAGAGGGGCAGGTCTGGGACGTGGGAAGGGACAAAGAGcagggatggggaaactgaggcaggacaTCGGACAAAGGGCTGTTTCCAGTCTCTCTCGCTCCTTCTCTCAGTTCCAGGAAAATAAGAAGCCAAAACTCCAAAAATAGAGAACTTTATTATCAGGGCAAAGtgtttggggctgggggaggggaactggggcccagccccaggagtctggggtggggaagagggtgaCACACAGTACACAGAGAAGGCACAAATGGGGAGGCCCCCCTCCCTGACAGAGCGTCCACCTGGTTACCCACCAGGACCCCAGGTCTCCCCCTTTCTCCTCTAGAGAAGCACCCATGGCTGGTCTCAGACAGAGACCCACGTTTGGAGAAGACTTCTTCTCCATTTCCCTCCCCGCTTCTGCCTCCAAACCCTTCTGCTCACCTACCCATCAGTCCCCACCTGCAGGACCCAGCAGCTGGTCCAGTGTCCCAGGATGTGACAAGTCACAGGCCTCTCTCAgtgtggagggggcgggggggaacaCGGAGCACACCCTCAGTTTTCATTCGGCCCGACCCTCCAAGCCTGGGTGAGGCAGCAGGGCCATCAGCGGTCCCAGCGTCCTCCGATCTTTGGTTCCACCTCCCACCACTGACTTGAGCTGGTGAGCACGGCAGGCCCGAGACACCAGCTCTGTCACTCCCACACCTCGGTCCAGATGGCCCCgtggtaggggtggggtgggggccggggcATGCTGAGCCGCAAGGGCTGGCCTACCTGCTTGCTGGGGTATTTGGGGGGGTTGGTGCGGTAGCTGTAGTCGGAGTACTGCTCTGAGCCCGTGGACGTCGTGTCCCCAGTGCCTACGAAAGTGTTGGCTGGCGGCAGGTCCTGCACCACCTGGTGCTTCTTGGAGGCGGAGGGTGACTGGGGCTGCAGCTGGATGGAAGGCAGCGGGGAATTAGAGCGATAGTGGCGGCCGAGGTCAGGGCTGCCTGGTGGGTAGTTGAGGGGCAGGTGGATGCGGGGGCTGTCCCCAGGGGCATCGCTCATCAGGTTGAACTTGAGGGATTTCTGCAGCCCGGCCTCATCCTCGTCCTCCACCGGCTTCACGGGCTTAGGAGACTTGCTCTTCTTGcccttgcttttgtttcccttggaAACTTTGCTGCTGGGCTTGGGAGCATACAGGTCCTTGGTCTCCTTCTTGCCAGCCTGATAGCCACTCTTGGCCTCCCGTTGCCGGCAGTAGCGCACGAGCACGGCCAGGGCGATGAGCAAGGCCACGGCCACGACACCCGCCACCACGCCAAATAGGATGTTGCTGCGCTGCTTGGAGCGCTCGTATTCCGGATCCCCAGCAATGTCGATGTCCAGCGGCGTGTCCAGGCTGTGGCCCAGCAGGGTCTCCAGCAGGGTGCGGTTGGCCAGGGTGTCATTGACATACAAGTGGACCAAGGCTGTGCCATAGCGAGGGGGCTTGCCACGGTCACTGACCTTCACCACTAAGCGGTGCAGCCCGTGGTGGCGCCGCTCAATCTCCTTTTCCAGGGTGATGGCACCGGAATGTGACCCAATCTGGAAGAGTCCGTAAGGGTTGCCACCGGCGATGCTGTAGGTCAGCTCAGCGTTGACACCAGAGTCAATGTCCTCAGCTGTCACCTGGCTGACCGTCTCACCCAGACGGGTCTGCGGGGTCAGCAGCCGGTGGGAGGTGTTGGAAGGGGCGGTGATAAAGGGTGCATTGTCATTCTCATCCAGCACGTTGATGGTGACGCCAACGTAAGCCGAGCGAGGTGGGACGCCGCCGTCCACCGCCTTCAGCTGGAAGGTATAGGTGCTTTGCTGCTCCCGATCGAAGCTCAGGCTGGAGAGGATGGTGCCCGTGCCGTTCTGGATAACAAAATCACCATTGTCCTGCTCCACCGTGAGCTGCACCCGGGCGTTCTCCCCCTTGTCCCCATCAATGACCGTCACCATGCCCACTGGACTCAGCGCCGGCATGTTCTCCATCACTGAGAAGTTGTAGCCACTCAGCATAAACTTGGGGTCATTGTCATTGCAGTCCAGCACGTTGACAAGGACGGTGGCTGTGCCTTGGAGGCTGGGGCTGCCCCGGTCGGCTGCCACCACCTTCAACTCATAGCTTTCCCTCTGTTCCCTATCAAGGGATGTCTTCACCCGGATCTCTCCAGTTTCAGGTGAGATGGTGAAGAGGCCCTTGGCAGCCGGCTCAGGCTCCAGAGAGTAAACCAGCTCAGCATTGGAGCCCGAGTCGGCATCACTGGCAGTGACCTCAGCGACCACTTCACCTGGCTTGTTGTTTTCTGGGAAGGCAACCTCAGTGACGCTCTGGGTGAAGACAGGTGCATTGTCATTGACATCCACCACCTGCACCTTGAGGGAATTGGTGCTCGAGAGTGGGGGGTTGCCAGAGTCCACGGCCACAATCTCAATGGTGTAGTCTTTGACCTTCTCATAGTCGAGCGGGGTGGTCGTCTGCAGGAAGTACTTCTTCTTGCTGTCACTTCCCGTGTCACTGGCCTGGCGGAGCTGGAAGGGCACGTCACCTGCCACCACACAGGTGACAGCTGCATTTTCTCCCTCATCTCGGTCAGATACCTGCACCAGGGCCACAGCTGTCTCTTCTGCCACATCCTCTGAGATGTTAGCCATCCCGTCTTGGTGAGTCACCAGCCCTATGCCCCGGATTTCAATGGTGGGGGCATTGTCGTTCATGTCCTTCACGGTCACCACCACTTGGGCTCGGGCACTCTTGGGGTTGGTGCCTCGGTCCTTGGCAAGCACCGAGAAGCGCAGGGTGCTTAGGTCCTCGCGGTCCACGGGGCCCTGCACAGTGATAAGTCCCGTGTTCCTGTCCAGTCTCAGAAGACGCCTCACAACTTCGGGCACCTGGTGGAACGTGTAGTCGATCTCTGCGTTGGCACCTTGGTCGGAGTCATTGGCCTTCACCTACAGGGCAAGgggaataaataaggaaaacaggGCTGGGTTAGTTTGGGGATAACAAATTAAGGGACACATTGCTGCCTTTCCAACGAACATGGCAGACACAACTAATCTAACAAGGCACCCTTTCCAAAAGCAGCACACGCATGCCCTGCCCTTTTCCCAATCCTGACACTTTGGCATATATTACTGATCTTTTTCCCTGAAGAGCACAGATACAGCCCACAAATCCTCAGTGGTGCTACAAGCTACTACTAGAGATGGGACAGGGCAGAATTGAACTCTACTTATCACTCCTATACTAGTCCGCCCAAATATGGGGATGAGGATCCAATTAGCAACTAGGGCAGCCCTTCCACCCAATTAAACTGGCCTTCAAACCCTTCTGAAGAGCTGGAAAGGTGTGAATAGTAGAGATGGTGTGTATGCATGACATATGTGTGcaacatgcatgcatgcacacacacgtgttgTGATTATGTGAGAAGGTATGTGTTTATGCACGTGTCTATTGGCGCACGAATGGAGACCCACGTGCCCCTCTGGAGGCCACAGGTGAggggatttcttttttgaaaggaGCCAGGTAGGGATGTGGGTCAGAGGGAGCCCGCCAGGGCCAGGCCAGGTCACTACTCTGTCAAAACCGGGGAAACCTGTTtcatctctcttcccctcccagggctggtgctggctAGGCATCAACTTGAGGAATCCAGCCGAGCCTgcagccaggagggaggggctggtgcaGGCCACAGAGCCTGCTGGCAGCGGGCTGGGCTCCCAGCATCACACAATGAACTGTCTGTCCCTTTGCAGTGGGCACGTCCTCCCACGCCAAGGCCGACACACACTCGGCCCAAGTCTATACAAACATGGGTGGTAATGGGGCAACAGGAGCCAGGTGGGAATGGTCATGAGGTAGCACTGGTCAGGGAGAAACAAGAGGGTTGGAGTTAGGTCACAGCCCAACAGAATGTGATGGCAGTatgggcgggggcaggggaggaggggggagggggtagaCAGGATAGGCGCAACTTGGCAGAGTCTCTGGGGAGCGGAGCAAGAgtcctaggttcaaatcccagctccgccACTTCCCAACTATGAGGCCTTGGGCCAATTATTTAACATCCTCAAGCCTCAGTCTAcaaatgtgtaaaatggggataataatagaacctatTTAAtggggttgtggtgaggattaaatgggatgatAAGTGTAAAAATGCgtaacactgcctggcacatggcaagtgCTCCCTAAATAGCCTTTACCCCTCTTTTTGTCCATCCATCTCTGAAAATCGGTGCTGACACAGTATTGGGCATTGCACCTAGCAGGCCCTCAGGCCACTGCTAGTCTCCTTTGCTTCCCATCAGGATTTTTTTGACAGTGAAAACACTGGTGAGCTACCTGGTCTCTGCTCACCCCTCTAATGGTTTCTCCTCGCCCCTCCATGCTCCTGTTCCCCCAGTCTGTCACCAACTTTTTCATTATGATTCCCACTGTCTCCCTGTCTCTAGATTGGTCACCCACCTCCCTGTCTGCCTCTCTTGCCATCTtacctctctttgtctctgtctctgactcttgactcctgtctctctttccctcccatcTCGCTCAGTTCTCCTGCCTCTTTCCCACTGCTggctctctcccatcctcccttttCTGCTCTGTCTACCCGTAGCCTCATCTCTGCCCCATTCTCCTGCTTCATCCCACTTCCCAGCTCTTACACACATGGGCTCTGAAGCCAAAATGTTGGATGTGGCCAAGGTGGAATCTGAACACATCAGGTGGGTGTTACCAGGCAAGTTTCCTAATCTCTGTGGGCTCagttccccatctgcaaaatggggataatgcttACATTGTACTGTggagattaaatgatataatacacATAATGtattcagaacagtgcctggcacctaggcTATTATTATTCGCCATCCCAGActgtctcccttttctttctcagtctctcttctACAGGTTCCAGTCCATCAGCCTCTAAAAAAAGGGCAAAACTCCTCCCCGTGCCCTGCTTCAGCTTGAGGACTTGGGACGAAGGGTTTCCCAGGATGGGTAATGGTGTGCAGGGCAGGCTGAGCCCTCCTCAGCTCCCTCATATCAAAGACAGACAGCTTCAGCCcatggggaaggagaaaggagctgGGGCTGGCAGGAGGCCAGGGCTGAGATGACAGTGGGAGATACGCCCACCTGTCTGCAGGGACGCTTTCTTTGCTCTCTCCCAGGCCCTGACCCCACCAAGCTGCCCAGCCCCTGGGGCAGTTCCCATCGAGAGGGGTGTTGAGAGCTTCAGCAGAGGCCACCGACCCCCCCTACTGTGCCCAGCACCCCACACCCATGGGCACACAGTGCCTAGGGGAGGAGGTGGGTGTATAGACATCTGTGTACAGTTTTCTAGAATTCTGAGGACTCACCTGGCTAAAATGATCTCATTTGACTGTCAGGGATGGGCAAAGCAAGGCTCTGTCCTCCAGCCTCAGGAAACTCGTATGTGGCTAAAGGGCCCCTGGTTGGGAAGACATTCTCATCTCTGGAGAGATTCTACTTGGACAAAAGGCGGTTCACTTGTTCCAGCTCAGCTCACTTGGCTGGGGAGGAGGATATCATTTGACTTGGGAGGGGGTTTCACTTTGCAGAGGTTTCTCCAGCTTGAGTCTGCCTCGGGGATGGGGGGGATCACTGTTCATATGCTATGTCACTGTCACCTGAATAGCTTGACAGAGGAAAGTAAATCCCCTGCTGGGGTGTGGTGGACTTGTGGGAAGGTCTCACCAGGCGGGCGCTGGGGAAAAGAGATCTCACCACAATATCTTGGCCATCTTGCCCTTAAGTGAAGGAAACTCTCACGAGGTTGGGGTGGGCTCCCATTTCTAAATGTGGGTCACCCTGACAGTTAGATGGAGGGGCCTCTCACCTGGATGACCGAGTGTCCTATGGGGCTGTTCTCAGACAGCTCAGCCTCGTAGGATGGCCGCTCAAACCTGGGGGCATTGTCATTGGTGTCGAGCACGGTGACTCGCAGCAGGGCGCTGCTGGCGCGTGGGGGGTTGCCACCATCCTGCACCTTGATAGTGAGGTCATACGAGTCCAAGCGCTCCCGGTCCAGGTTGCCCATCACGATGAGCTGCGGCTGCTTTCCGTCCTGGtcctctgccacctgcagcccAAATAGCTCCTGGGCCTCGGGCCCCACCTGCAGCTCATAGGATGCCACACCGTTGGGGCCAGCATCGCGGTCCGAAGCCACCGGGATGGGGAAGAGTGAGCCAATGTTGGTGTTCTCGGGGATGGGCAGCGTGATGACTGGTGAGGCGAAGTTGGGCGTGTTGTCATTGATGTCCTGGACCTCTATCTGGCCCTCTAGCAGCCGGGGGCTGCCATTCTGCACAAGGTCCGTGATAGACACCTCGAACTCCAGGATGCAGGGCTCACCAGGGAGCTGGTTCTGGCATTCACGGAGCCCCTCGCGGTCGATAGAGGTCTCTGTGGTAAAGATGTCGCCCGTCTTGCCATCCACCCGCAGGTACGGGGCGCCTACTTCTAGTTTGTATAGGTGGCCCACGTCTGGAAAACCATAATCGGCTGCAAGGCTCCCAATGAGGGTGTTGGGCGGTTGTTCCTCTGGCACCTTGTACACCACCCGAGTGGCATGGCCTGGGGATGGAGCCAGCAGCAGCAGAAGTGCCAGCAGCAAGGCGGGCAGCAGCAACCGTTgccccccagggcctgggctgtGCCTCAGGGACCCCATCCGGGCAGGCTCCAGAATCAGGAGGGCTGTAAGCGAGGGAGACAAAACAGGGGGTCAGCTGGGAGGAGAGCCCAGGCCCTGAGGGCTGCCCAGAGCCAGCCCCCGACTCCCCCTCTGCCACCTACACACTGATCTCCCAGGAGAGAGTTCTGCCCCAGTACAGAACGCTGATTCCAGGACCCAGAATCCTGAGTCTCACCCACAGCTGGTGTAGCAGTGGTGTCTGCCCCAGCTGGAGGAGCAGGTCTAGAGCAGTTCCTGCCCATGGAACGCCCTGACCCACCtgacactccctccctccctccctccctgctctctaCTCTGTGCTTTGCCCAACACCTCCTTCTCACCAGCATCCTGCCTGCCATAGTCACCCATGCTAATTACCCTGATACTGAGATAGGGAGAGACAGCAAGCGGAAGGGTGAGACCAGGAGCAACCCCCAACCCACCCCACCGCCACATTACAAGGTAGGAGAGAGACGCAGGTACCCTCACATTCCCCAGACCCCGGATCATCGCCGCCCACACTGAGGGCCACTCACGTTGGCTGCAGGGAGAAGGGATGACGTCACGTTCCTCTCCCTTCTGAGATGCCAAGTCAGTGTACGCGCAGGAGGTAGGACATCTCAAATCCCTTTCTCCTGACAGTAATCACCCTAGTGCCCAATGTCCCCACCCTCATGAAGGGCCAGCTTGGACTGGGCACCAATCAAGGCTTGAAAACGGTTAGGGTTGTGGAGTAGGTGTTAGCCCTTCCCGACTCCCTTCCAAACACACATGCCCCTGGGCACTCACacctgtgtgtacacacacagttCCCGGGGCTCCTCTACCCTCCCTCTCCaccagggttgggggtgggggggaggagagacaCGGGCAGGTATGTGGAAGGAGAGAGTAGACGTCAAGACTGGAGTCAGGACTGTGGTCAGAGCTGACTAGCCCTGGAATTGGCATTGGGAGCTGCCCCAGCCTATCCTTAGCAACTAGGAGCCCAGCAGGTCTAACTGGGACAGAGCTGCCAATAACACCAGCAGCCTTGCCCTGACCACTCCCCATACCCCTGCTCAGTCTCTCAGTGAACATCTGGCCCCTCCCCTGCTTAATCGGTCCAGTCCCATCTCATACCTGcctctccccgcccacccccacaTCCTTCCAGTTAGAGGCCTGTATGTCCCAGCCAACCACAAGCTGCACCGCCATCACCACAAGAGCCTGCTTCTTCTGCCCATCTCCCCCAGCTTTGAGCTGTGCATCAGCAGACCCCAGCCAGACCCTCCAGCTAAGTCCCAGTCTtgactccctcctcctctccagcaCTACCACGACCACGGCCAGCCCTTCTATTCAAATCCAAAGTCTTCAGCCCAGTACTTTCAGCAGAGGCTCAGGCTCAATCTCCCTTCCCTAGCTCCTGGAGTATGTGCCTCACACACACTCCTGGAAAtcccaccccaggccctgtcACAGGCCACACCCACCCCACTGAAGGCAGGTTCTGGTcacccaggaagccttcccaggccTCTTCAGCCCTCGGTGACCTCTCCTTCCTCCAACTCACAGCCACTTATTGTGTGTCCCAATCCCATGGCAATGAATCACTGTGCAGCCTGGGACACCGCCCGCCCGTGTTGTTCAATCCCAGTTATTGTGCACTTATTCCTGTGTTTTCTGCACTTATTCCTCTCCAAGCATCCCGAAGGAAGGGACAGGGCTCCCTACAGtcatcccccagcccccacccattcACCTTCACAGAGCTGGGCGTACTATAGGTGCTCATTCATGCATTCAGTGAACGTTTATTGGGCACTTACAACATTCCAGGCTCTATCCTGGGCAGTGGGACACAGCAGCGAACAAGACAGATGCAATCTGTCATTGTGGAGCTGACAATGGTTCTAACTCAAGGactatttgtcatttttgttggGCTGTACCCATTTGACAGATGTAAGGCAGCAGGGTGGAGAAGAGCAGGGACTGTGACATCAGACAGTCTGAGGCAAACCCCAGCTGCCCACTTTCTGACTGCGTGAGCTGGAGCAATTGacttagagcctcagtttccttatctgtaaaatggggataatactaccTCTTTCCTAGGGAGTTTGAGATCATGTGGGCtaaatgcctagcacagtgagTATTCAACAAATGCTCCCTCAAAGCACTCACAATTGTAGTTAAGTAGCTGTTTGGGAAATAACTTGTGAATTGTTTCTCTTTCCTATAAGACTGTGAGCGGAGACTGGGAGAGCCTCTGCTTTGTTTACTCCTACATCCTCAGGGCCTTGCCCTGGACCCTGCACACTGTAGGTACTCAGTAACAGCTCAGGAATGACTGTGATTATTTTACCTCTCAGGCTTAGCCTATCCTGGAACTTTCTGTATGGTCACTGCTTGTTTTCTTGCCCAATTTCCCTACTCCACTGAGAACTCCCTGGGGTCTGATTTAATCCTTCTCTGTGTAGGTCCCTAGCAGACTCTCAGCAAATGGTCATTGAATGCAGATTCCTTACACAAACACAGCCCCCTCCCTGGTCACTCCTCGCACTAATAGGCTCAACGCCTGTGAGGCTGTTATCAGattagtgtgtgtgtttgttcccAGCAGCAATCTTAATCTCTTTAAAGGAGGGAGGAATTTATCTGATGCTCTATTTGGATCCACCCTCCAGCCATTTCCCCTCTCTCTGCATGGACCTGGCACTGGGCTCATCTTACCATCAAGCCTCAACCCAAACACA from Balaenoptera musculus isolate JJ_BM4_2016_0621 chromosome 3, mBalMus1.pri.v3, whole genome shotgun sequence encodes the following:
- the PCDH1 gene encoding protocadherin-1 isoform X4; this translates as MDCRARGLRCPEAALLILEPARMGSLRHSPGPGGQRLLLPALLLALLLLLAPSPGHATRVVYKVPEEQPPNTLIGSLAADYGFPDVGHLYKLEVGAPYLRVDGKTGDIFTTETSIDREGLRECQNQLPGEPCILEFEVSITDLVQNGSPRLLEGQIEVQDINDNTPNFASPVITLPIPENTNIGSLFPIPVASDRDAGPNGVASYELQVGPEAQELFGLQVAEDQDGKQPQLIVMGNLDRERLDSYDLTIKVQDGGNPPRASSALLRVTVLDTNDNAPRFERPSYEAELSENSPIGHSVIQVKANDSDQGANAEIDYTFHQVPEVVRRLLRLDRNTGLITVQGPVDREDLSTLRFSVLAKDRGTNPKSARAQVVVTVKDMNDNAPTIEIRGIGLVTHQDGMANISEDVAEETAVALVQVSDRDEGENAAVTCVVAGDVPFQLRQASDTGSDSKKKYFLQTTTPLDYEKVKDYTIEIVAVDSGNPPLSSTNSLKVQVVDVNDNAPVFTQSVTEVAFPENNKPGEVVAEVTASDADSGSNAELVYSLEPEPAAKGLFTISPETGEIRVKTSLDREQRESYELKVVAADRGSPSLQGTATVLVNVLDCNDNDPKFMLSGYNFSVMENMPALSPVGMVTVIDGDKGENARVQLTVEQDNGDFVIQNGTGTILSSLSFDREQQSTYTFQLKAVDGGVPPRSAYVGVTINVLDENDNAPFITAPSNTSHRLLTPQTRLGETVSQVTAEDIDSGVNAELTYSIAGGNPYGLFQIGSHSGAITLEKEIERRHHGLHRLVVKVSDRGKPPRYGTALVHLYVNDTLANRTLLETLLGHSLDTPLDIDIAGDPEYERSKQRSNILFGVVAGVVAVALLIALAVLVRYCRQREAKSGYQAGKKETKDLYAPKPSSKVSKGNKSKGKKSKSPKPVKPVEDEDEAGLQKSLKFNLMSDAPGDSPRIHLPLNYPPGSPDLGRHYRSNSPLPSIQLQPQSPSASKKHQVVQDLPPANTFVGTGDTTSTGSEQYSDYSYRTNPPKYPSKQLPHRRVTFSATSQAQELQDPSQHSYYDSGLEESETPSSKSSSGPRLGPLALPEDHYERTTPDGSIGEMEHPENEPAGRSRP